Proteins encoded in a region of the Streptomyces sp. NBC_01471 genome:
- a CDS encoding aspartate aminotransferase family protein, whose translation MRSHLLNDTTAEQYRLTATAAVERVAAQLASAKKPFTGISPQELAPALDAVDLDKPLGSADAALDELDTVYLRDAVYFHHPRYLAHLNCPVVIPAVVAEAVLSAVNSSLDTWDQSAGGTLIEQRLVDWTAGRIGYGPGADGVFTSGGSQSNLQALLLAREEAKAADASLLRVFTSECSHFSVQKSAKLLGLGPDAVVSIPCDGDKRMQTVALARELERCREEGAVPMAVVATAGTTDFGSIDPLPEIAELCARYGTWMHVDAAYGCGLLVSRRRSLLDGIENADSVTVDYHKSFFQPVSSSALVVRDGVTLRHATYHADYLNPRSAAEARIPNQVDKSLQTTRRFDALKLWMTLRVMGADGVGGLFDEVIDLAGEGWKLLAADPRFDVAVEPQLSTLVFRFIPGDVTSPTLIDRANQYARKALFASGDAVVAGTTVNGRAYLKFTLLNPQTTVADIAAVLDLLAEHAGQYLGETLVHAS comes from the coding sequence ATGCGCTCACACCTGCTCAATGACACGACAGCGGAGCAGTACCGCCTCACTGCTACCGCGGCAGTCGAGCGGGTGGCGGCCCAACTCGCCTCCGCCAAAAAGCCGTTCACCGGGATCTCGCCACAGGAACTCGCTCCCGCCCTGGACGCCGTGGATCTCGACAAGCCGCTGGGCAGCGCGGACGCCGCTCTGGACGAGCTCGACACCGTCTACCTGCGGGACGCCGTCTACTTCCACCACCCCCGGTACCTGGCCCACCTCAACTGCCCGGTCGTCATACCGGCGGTGGTCGCCGAGGCCGTGCTCTCCGCCGTCAACTCCTCGCTGGACACCTGGGACCAGAGCGCGGGCGGCACCCTGATCGAGCAGCGGCTCGTCGACTGGACGGCCGGCCGGATCGGTTACGGTCCCGGCGCCGACGGGGTCTTCACCAGCGGTGGTTCGCAGTCGAACCTCCAGGCGCTGCTGCTGGCCCGCGAGGAGGCGAAAGCCGCCGACGCCTCCCTGCTGCGGGTCTTCACCTCCGAATGCAGCCACTTCAGCGTCCAGAAGTCCGCCAAACTGCTCGGCCTCGGGCCCGACGCCGTCGTCTCCATCCCCTGCGACGGGGACAAGCGCATGCAGACCGTGGCGCTCGCCCGTGAGCTGGAGCGCTGCCGTGAAGAGGGCGCCGTCCCGATGGCCGTCGTCGCCACCGCCGGGACCACCGACTTCGGCTCCATCGACCCGCTGCCCGAGATCGCCGAGCTCTGTGCGCGGTACGGCACCTGGATGCACGTCGACGCGGCGTACGGCTGCGGGCTGCTCGTCTCCCGCCGGCGCTCTCTGCTCGACGGCATCGAGAACGCCGACTCGGTCACCGTCGACTACCACAAGTCCTTCTTCCAGCCGGTGAGTTCGAGCGCCCTGGTGGTACGGGACGGGGTCACCCTGCGGCACGCCACCTACCACGCGGACTACCTCAATCCGCGCTCCGCCGCCGAGGCCCGCATCCCGAACCAGGTCGACAAGTCCCTCCAGACCACCCGGCGCTTCGACGCCCTCAAGCTGTGGATGACGCTGCGGGTGATGGGTGCCGACGGGGTGGGCGGGCTCTTCGACGAGGTGATCGACCTCGCCGGGGAGGGATGGAAACTCCTCGCCGCCGACCCGCGCTTCGACGTGGCCGTCGAGCCGCAGCTCTCCACACTCGTCTTCCGCTTCATCCCCGGCGACGTCACCAGCCCCACGCTCATCGACCGGGCCAACCAGTACGCGCGCAAGGCCCTGTTCGCATCCGGTGACGCCGTCGTCGCCGGGACCACGGTCAACGGCCGCGCCTATCTGAAATTCACCCTGCTCAACCCGCAGACCACCGTCGCCGACATCGCGGCCGTCCTCGACCTCCTCGCCGAGCACGCCGGCCAGTACCTGGGAGAAACCCTTGTCCACGCCTCTTGA